Proteins from one Bufo gargarizans isolate SCDJY-AF-19 chromosome 8, ASM1485885v1, whole genome shotgun sequence genomic window:
- the LOC122945814 gene encoding uncharacterized protein LOC122945814 isoform X1, with amino-acid sequence MANLLIDSFTNGFFIPEFVGPGCILVENALSVKQNIDIVKEKIESEILAGRIAGPFDSPPFLNFRISPLALVPKKEPNSFRLIHNLSYPKFSSLNDEMEKNKASVKYSSFDQALSFLQKAGRNSLLAKADIKSAFRLLPINPIGYNSLGFYFLDKFFYDMALPMGFTLSCFYFEAFSTFLHWVMDIHSGSGFLLHYLDDFLFIGREDSDDCMNLLNRFIGIAKYFCIPLAVDKTVYPTTNLKFLGIDINTVTMEFSIPMEKIQNTVQQLTRISGKEKITLKQLQSLLGSLNFISRVIPMGRVFSKRLYAATSGPSKVVWIFGDELIQLAERRSAFRHSTVNLGYSAEFSINWFSFADLKISDIFKNVSLIYSKMSKPDLFILHIGSFDLGKIKTHLLIYELKELLCKICYLLDGVVLVFSDIIPKFSWFNSELSFLETIRKRINKKMEIYLKEIGHGNYRHVELEGFVRGLYQEKDDQLSDIGCDIFISDLQNIIDNGFY; translated from the exons ATGGCTAATTTATTAATTGACAGTTTTACCAATGGGTTTTTCATACCTGAATTTGTGGGTCCAGGTTGCATTCTAGTTGAAAATGCGTtatctgtaaaacaaaatattgacattgttaaagaaaaaattgaatcTGAAATTTTGGCAGGTAGGATTGCTGGTCCCTTTGATTCTCCCCCCTTCTTGAATTTTCGTATATCTCCTTTAGCTTTAGTTCCTAAAAAAGAACCAAATTCTTTTCGTCTTATTCACAATTTATCTTATCCTAAATTCAGTTCCTTAAAcgatgagatggaaaaaaataaagccagTGTGAAATACTCCTCATTTGATCAAGCTTTGTCTTTTTTACAAAAAGCAGGCCGCAATTCTCTTCTTGCCAAAGCTGACATTAAATCTGCTTTCAGACTACTACCTATAAACCCCATCGGTTATAATTCTTTGGGTTTTTATTTTCTCGATAAATTCTTTTATGATATGGCCCTTCCCATGGGATTCACCCTATCTTGCTTTTATTTTGAGGCGTTTTCAACTTTTCTACACTGGGTTATGGATATTCACTCAGGTAGTGGATTTTTACTACATTATCtcgatgactttttatttataggtcGTGAAGATTCGGATGATTGTATGAATCTTCTGAATAGATTCATTGGTATAGCTAAATATTTCTGCATTCCATTAGCTGTAGATAAAACTGTCTATCCTACTACGAATCTCAAGTTTTTGGGCATAGATATAAATACAGTAACAATGGAATTTAGCATACCAATGGAAAAAATCCAGAATACTGTTCAACAATTAACTCGCATAtccggaaaagaaaaaattacGCTTAAACAACTTCAGTCTCTTTTAGGTTCTCTTAATTTTATTTCTCGTGTGATTCCCATGGGAAGGGTCTTTTCTAAAAGATTGTATGCTGCCACATCAG GACCTTCAAAAGTTGTATGGATTTTTGGGGATGAACTGATTCAATTGGCTGAGAGAAGATCTGCTTTTAGACATTCTACTGTTAATTTAGGTTATTCAGCAGAATTTTCCATAAACTGGTTTTCCTTTGCTGACCTTAAAATTTCTGATATCTTCAAGAATGTCAGCCTTATATATTCAAAAATGTCGAAACCTGACctgtttattttacatattggctcgtttgatttgggaaaaatcaaaacgcATTTGTTAATTTATGAATTAAAAGAATTGTTATGTAAAATATGCTACTTACTTGATGGTGTTGTACTCGTATTTTCTGACATCATCCCAAAATTTTCTTGGTTCAATTCTGAGTTATCCTTTCTGGAAACAATTAggaaaagaattaataaaaaaatggagatttatttGAAGGAAATTGGTCATGGCAATTACAGACATGTTGAATTAGAAGGATTCGTTAGAGGACTTTACCAAGAAAAGGATGATCAGCTTTCTGATATTGGATGTGATATATTCATTTCAGATTTGCAGAACATAATTGATAATGGTTTTTATTAA